A window of the Juglans microcarpa x Juglans regia isolate MS1-56 chromosome 5D, Jm3101_v1.0, whole genome shotgun sequence genome harbors these coding sequences:
- the LOC121265807 gene encoding NAC domain-containing protein 72-like, translating into MEAENGKERKPILMAAVTTQSFTNNSGEQPQVALDCNTPESNDNSLITTNNIGAAHDLGFPADLDDESNNFNSNSKIKDQGFFSKPPGYRFLPTDEELIIFYLEKKVWNQPLPINKIVEVNLYAYNPDFLAAKYKDYQEDQLYIFTPRDRKYQNGRRPNRAAGDGYWKATGADRKIKSNGTIVGYRKALVFYIGKAPKGKKTDWIMHEFRVKDSPCSERGSNGMRLDDWVLCRIYKKVVKSIKIQIEDNAPVMVGSTSLLDDHDGRDDEMNFGNLEAAAIADVEVPIIGAWDNMPTTTASTFQNGFQQPEFDAQCSNAHALDTGATFNGYFNYASPHDLPATMVPPIGWSNWVYNSTDQRVFGSNYPNEPS; encoded by the exons ATGGAGGCTGAGAATGGCAAGGAACGTAAACCGATTCTCATGGCTGCTGTTACTACCCAATCATTCACCAATAACTCTGGAGAGCAACCCCAAGTAGCCCTCGACTGTAATACACCAGAGAGCAACGACAATTCATTGATCACAACGAATAATATTGGAGCTGCTCATGATCTAGGGTTTCCTGCTGATCTCGATGATGAGTCAAACAATTTCAACAGCAACAGCAAGATTAAGGATCAAGGATTTTTTTCCAAGCCTCCCGGGTACAGATTCCTTCCAACAGATGAAGAGCTCATCATCTTTTACTTGGAGAAGAAAGTATGGAACCAGCCCCTGCCAATTAACAAGATCGTGGAGGTTAACCTATATGCATATAATCCAGATTTTCTTGCAG CAAAATACAAGGATTATCAAGAAGATCAGTTGTACATTTTCACCCCAAGAGATCGAAAGTATCAAAATGGAAGACGGCCAAATCGAGCTGCTGGTGATGGATATTGGAAAGCCACCGGAGCTGACAGAAAAATCAAATCCAATGGAACAATAGTTGGGTATAGGAAGGCATTGGTTTTTTATATAGGAAAGGCTCCAAAGGGTAAAAAGACCGACTGGATTATGCACGAATTTAGAGTCAAGGATTCACCCTGTAGCGAAAGAGGCTCAAATGGCATGAGG TTGGATGACTGGGTCTTATGCaggatttataaaaaagttgttaaatcaatcaaaattcaaattgaagATAATGCTCCTGTGATGGTTGGTTCAACTTCACTGCTAGATGATCATGATGGGAgggatgatgagatgaattttggAAATCTCGAAGCTGCCGCTATTGCTGATGTTGAAGTACCAATAATAGGTGCCTGGGATAATATGCCGACCACCACGGCCAGTACCTTCCAAAACGGGTTCCAGCAGCCAGAATTTGATGCTCAATGCAGTAATGCTCATGCTCTCGATACTGGGGCTACTTTCAATGGCTACTTCAATTATGCAAGTCCTCATGATCTTCCTGCCACGATGGTTCCACCAATTGGGTGGTCCAATTGGGTGTATAATTCCACAGATCAGAGAGTCTTTGGGTCTAACTATCCAAATGAACCGAGTTAA